In Porites lutea chromosome 8, jaPorLute2.1, whole genome shotgun sequence, the genomic stretch CTAAACAGACTTACGGCGGCGAGCGTAAGAACTGACATCTAATGCCGATGCTTTATTACTTTTAGACTGGTATATATCAGAGTGTAATAGTCAAATACGGCTGAAAGAGTAAGAGGGTTTGAagttggggggtgggggtaggtGATAATATGAGTGGGATAGTGTGGGTCATGGAGTGGACATCTGTCTTAGTTATAATACTGCGCATTCCAAAAAAGAAGCCAGGCAAAATACAGGAAAACAGAGGGGAAGAGCCGCGCAACAAAAGATCACAGACAAAGTAAGCTGTGTCATTGTATTAATCGTTCTGAAAACAAACTAACTATTCACCTTTAGACTTTTATCGTCATTTCCTGTTAATTTATGAAGTCCGTGCATAACAGCATGTACATTATATATAGGTAATTGAACTTGAAACTTTTAAAGTGAAGTCAGTTTTCTGTCAACACAGCTGGTTAAGTTCCATAAGAAGAATCGCATTTGCGGTCGTGAGTTACATCTTTTGATTATACCTTGCGTGACTCACCCGTTTCTGCTTTTTTTAGATTAATCCTACATAGGCACCTTGTAGGTAATCATAATAAAACGGAACGTACCTGAGGAAAGACGATCTTTTTACATTCTGTTCCGGTAGTCCAAGAGTCCAGGGAAGTGGTTCCCAGTTGTGCTCCTTTGGGAGCAGACTGTAGGGCAATCCAGTTTATCTCGGCAGTTGAATTTGAGCCGTTTCTGTACTCGTAGATACAAGCGTGGAATTGAGTTCTTTCTTCCGATTCCACCCAAATAGAAGCACCATTACCACGGGCCTGGTTTTTAACTGAGTGACCAAACGCAGCAAAGACTTTTACTTGCTTTCCACCAGAGAACGATTCAGCAAATGTGATTGTCTCACAAGCGAACAACGCTGGACTTTTGACAGTGACGTTGGTTTTTCCAGCTTTGAAACTTATTGCTGTTataaagagaagaaaagtgTCTTAGTAAAAGTAAGCTCCCGTTGCCTCTGGGCTATTTACAGTGGATGCAATATcttttaataatttcaaaacgCCTTGAGCGCAATGGCCTTGAACATAGTTCCGCAACTTGCCCTTTCCTTGCGCGCCCCACCCCCGATACCTGTAtcctttttttgaaatgaaacttTCATCAATTTTACCGTAGAAAATGAACATCAAATATCAATATTTAAAAGCATATTCGTGAAACATTTCAATAAGCAAATACTTCATGGTACCTTGACTTCCCTGAGCAAGAAGCACAGCAGTGCATACCGCGTAGAGGACAAAGGGAAGGCGTTGTTCTCCCACCATCTTGGCTTAACTGAAGAAATGCTCCCTCTCATGCGAATAATATACAGATTGTCTTTAGGTGAAGGCATCATTTCTGTTGCGTGGACAGATTATGGAGAAGTAAAGCACTGAATTACCTAAAATGGACATAATTTATCATGGTCCTGAAGTTGGGGTCGAGTAAAGGGGGGGAAATTGCTCTTCGGAGAATTGGCCTAAGTATTGCAGTAAATCATTCtgatttcacaaaaaaatgaccaaaaaatgGAAGAGGGAAGAACTTACAGGAACTCCCTCAGGCCCCTTCTCCTTCCAAATTTTCCTCCCCCTCTCACTATTTTGCCCCTTAGAGAACAATGGTTTACTCCTGACGTTTTAAATAAACATCTTCCATGCActtatacatgtatatcattAGTTCCTGTCCACAAACAATAAGGGAATTTTTACTTATATACACTAACCTTATTTCTTTaccttccctttttcttccaaAGACAACTTATCCAACTGCACGTTAAATGTTTGACTTTAACTTTTCGCTTTAATTCCATGTTTCCGTGATGTACTATTTTGCTTTGCTCTTCAAGTGTCAAGAGTTGAAGCTTCTCTTTGTGTCTGATATATTGCAAAGCTCATTGGCTGTTTATTCGCTTCTCTCAAAATCTGCACAGACAATCTGACTTGCTCCatgaagaaaaagtaaaattaagttTCATCACTGCACTGCCATGCCAAAGTGATTCATACTGATTGTTCATGCATTACTACTGTGAGGCACTTGTCAGTTTGTTTTTCATGACGTCTCAGCTAATTATATCCTTTAGTGTCCTTGTCAGTATAAGCGTCTAAAGAAAAGATTAGCGATCAATCCTTTTTTTTCCGAATTAATAAGCTTTCCAAAGCTTTAACACGTAAAGGGAATGTTTGGTATTTGTAATGTAATCACAACAAATAATTATGATTTAAACCAACGAGGAAGCAACTTTTTAAGAATTTAGAGGAGCAACTTACTTACGGACGGTTGTTCCCCTGAAACTGACAATACTAGTTTCAAGTTGGATGATTAATGCCATTTGCATTCGTCAAATTCTATCGCTGTCGAAAGTGATATCCATCACCCTATTAAGGCTGTCCCCAATTCACAGTGCTGATGGCGCGATTAGCAAGCACTAGTCGCGGCATCTTCGATTGCTTACGTGGCGGTTCCGGTAAATTTAGCGCGCTTATTAGCTACCTCCCATTCCCTCCTCATTTCATCTACCCAGTGATTTTAACGCCGGGTTCTTTACAGTATACTCTTGGTCATTTTCCTTCTGATACTGAAAATCTAAACCTTGGTTTGAACTTGAAAAGTTAATGCTTTGTTCTTTACTTGGAGAAAATGGCCAATAGAAATTCCTGCGTAACGACGTTTGCGTGGTTTGATTCATACCGCTGGGTTcagtatttttcttctttttttttttcaccaatattttaataattccttttgtttttcggAAGTATACTTCCCAATATAATCCTACCGTATTTTATTGCTAATCTAATAATCTGAACTTCAGAAAGGAGAAGGTCATCCATAATGACTTGAGACCTACCCGCACTGCCCTAATCACCTGAGGTTTCGCACGTTTCATTACCTTTGCTTCAGTCTCGATTTTTTATCTCCACATTTTCTTATGCAGTGTACTTTTTTTACCGATTGTGATATGTGTAGTAAGGTCAGTTGACTAATCATTTATGCACGCTGACACCAAAAATCTCTTCACTAAAGCACACCAGGCCGGTACATTTGATAACATACGAACAACGAACTGATTTCAGGCTCCTTGGGTTTTTCAAGAGAGAATGTGTGGTCCCGACCTCCTTTCTAGAGATGAGAGATGGTAGAGATGGTGCTTATTAAAGCTCTGCAGTCATTCCGCAGTCTTGAATGACAGCATGAGGTcaaagtaaggaaaaaaaattatcgctACGGCGaaactagactgttcacagatTTCAGAGATCGTCGAGCGCGTACATGAAATAAAAACCGCGGGTTATTCAGGCTGCTCGTCGATTTTCGGGACTGTTccgaagcttttttttttttctgagaaccaatcaaaatttactttGTAACTAATTTAGAACTGATACGGGAGACTGTCGCCCTTATGTTATGAAAACTTTGTCTCAAGATGTAAACAAAGCGCTACAAGGGGCAATAACAGTTTTATGAAGTAAAATTTGACGAAAATCGGAATTCAAAATGGCCAGGGTAACCAGACATGACAAAGACGACTAATCATGATAAACATTTACGGGCCTGGCACTTGGTGACGAAAGCTTGCGCTTTTTCAAAAGAGTAGGCTGATTTAGTAACATAACGGGAACGTCAGCTGACTACGgcgcgcgtaaataaaacaatgaccaatggcagagctgcAAACTGAGCACcagaagtcgtgtttagtcctttccgctcgctttcccgtcgtctactgacgttcccgtcctgttgctaaatcagcctagtgTGTGTCAACATTACGCGACCTTATTTTCACCCGATAGTTTTCAAAGGTTGCTATGAATAACATATAGTATATTTTTGCAATGATACTGAGACGAAAAGTACTTCTCGATTTTTTACAGAAAGGTTTCGCGAAGAAAGTTATTAGTGCATGCCATAGTGCAGCTTAGTGCGCACATAGTTAGTAGAGttcccctctactaactatggtgCGCACAAATGACAACACACTTGTCGGCTCCGCTACCCAAAAATATAATTGTCTTTGTCCGTTGATTTTGTTCTGTAAAAAAAGTTAAACGGCGGAGTGTGTAACTGTTGAGTTATGGATGTACTAAGAGAACTGTTTACGGACTTAAAGGATTCAACTACTTTTCAGACAGGGATGCCTTCCATTCTCTGATTCCATattaggacaaaaaaaaatccgtgcttctgattggacggcCAAGAAACCCCAACATGTTTCTAAACAAATGAAAGGAATTGGGACGCTTCAGGGTTCTTCAGGGTTAATTATATGAGTATATGATTCTGGTACAGCGTACAGTCAAAAGATTGATGCTTCAGATCAAGAAACGGTCTAAATGTTATAACCACACTTAGCAGACGGGTCATCCTGGGTAGAAAAATTGCTTGTTACTTCAAAAATCCACGTCTCAACTTTAATTATCCCCCAGAAAGACCAGCTTTCCCCGCTCCAGCAATTGATATGATACATCCTCATATCTGAACATTAGCGTTAGGCCAAAAATTATATGTACTATGCCCGTAACACATTGTGAAGGCGAATTAAGTGCAAGTCCATTGCACCGCCTTTAGTTAACAACTACATGACCTCATCGATTTGGAAAAGTCGCATATCAAGCCCTAGAGGATCATATGTCTTATAGGGGTTGTCTACAGAAGTATCGGCCGATATCTCAGTCGACTGTCAGTCACAAATGGGTAGCTACATCGGTCGAGtgttggtcgtttattacatttacatttttgtaAGCTTTGACCTTTAACATccatggtttaaaaaaaaaacgtcgaaATTTTAAATTACTACCCCTTCTGAGAAGAAACGTAGAGCTTTATATTTGCTTCTGTCCCAACGTTTTTTTGTCACTTCTTGCATACGATGTCAACAGCGGCTTCGATCAAAGTGAGCGTTGTTTAATATCTGCAGTGTTCTTTGCCTTAATTCTTGACTTGTTGGTACATACAATGTTCTCCATAAATTagcttctatttataggcaaaaatAGTCTTGCGAGGAAATCCCAAGTTCACAAAATAGTCAGAAGGCggcctcgttttcctctgtagccGGGTAAACCTTGCCGTTCGAGCGTATAAAAAGTCGGCTACAAAGAATCACTTCACAATAAATATATAGGGCTGTTTatacaccatgaagtcttttctttaACATTCAAAATCATGAAGACTAGGAtattcttgtatttttaaaaagttccGTCTTACTctaaaactttggcaaaacacccagtttatgacagcgattttgttttgctttatattcaccgcgctacgTCATAGTCCGCGATATGGAACCAATCACTTCGcttgaatcaccaagatcactgagtgtgtatatgcTAAAAGGAGATATGCCAATACTTGTTGTGTTTAATGACTTCCTCCTTCTTGCTAGTAATCACTGTAAGATTTCATTGGTGGAGGATTTAATCAAGCGACCAGAATGTTCAAGAGAGCAAAGAATTGATGCCCTAGAGCTCCTGGGTGCCTCCCTGTGTCTTACCGGAACAATGCCTGAAGAAGAGGCAGCTTTTCAATACATAAAGCGTGGAATGGAAGAGCGATTTCAAAACACCTCAGATCCCATATTGAAACAATCTTTACAACCTGTTAAAGCatatcaaaataaaatggaaagccaaactcttgaggAACTTGCTCTAAAAGAGTTAAGTGACACCTACGCCCAGGAGTTAGAATGCCTCCTTATTATGGAAAGGATTCTTGGAGAACAACATAGAACTTCTTGAAGCAATTCGGAGTGTAACGAGCAGTTGTGATGAAAGCCGTTATGAACTTTTGGTAGGACTGTGCAGATATGCAATGAAAATAGCACAGTGTTATAATCAAACAGTTGGCTTTGATTTAGAccatttattatatttatatagTGCTGCGTTTGAAGAAAGCAAAAATCTACCTAGTCAAACAGATGTACTTGAAGTGCTTGATCAAGCAATAACAGCAttggtaaaagaaaaagaaaagacaacagTGGAAAGTGAAAAAGAACTGACAAAATTATTTGGAAATATAGTTCAACTTTTGCAGTTTCTTACCAAAGATGAACTTTGTGGAAACAACAAGAATGCTAGTGTGTCATGTATACTACAGAAGCTATGTGCATTGAACCCACGTGACGAGGAAGGAAATACATTGTTACACATTGCTGCCGCTAGTAGAAATCCAGTTAGGTACTTTGAGGGGTTGTGGAGCGTGCCCACTCTTGGATTTCCTTGTATTAAGACAGTGCAACTACTTTTAGATGCAGGCTTTAATGTAAATGCATTAAACAACAATGGAGATACACCACTTCACAGGGCAGCCATGTTTAATCCCTATTACTGGACAGAATATCATCGTATAACCAAGATGCCGGAGGTTCTTTTACTTGGAGGCGCTCATCTTGATTGTACCGACAATGATGGTTTGACAGCCATGGACAAGAGCAGAAATGTTAGAGCAGAAAGCTTTCTTTCCTATCGATATAACATGACACTGTGTTTAAAATGTGTAAGTGCCAGGGCAGTGAAAAAATATGGCCTTCCTTATTTTGGTGAGGTTCCAAAAAGCCTGGAAAAATTCATCAGTATGCATTGAGACTAAcagaaataatctttgtttccagaaattatttctattttcacTGCAGCAGGTTTAGTTTAGTGTGTAGAGCAATGGATTGCAATATGGGAGATTGCAGGTGCAATGCCTGGCTCTacaccaatactcagggtcttaaaataaaagAGCAATGAAGGTGTTGCCATTGCCCTGCAAACAGCTATAAGACCATCACGTGGCTCAGATGACTTTGTATAAAGATGGCGGTCCTGTCTCCAGTAGGAGATACATTGACACTAAAAATAATATAGTGTCTTTTCTTTCTAGATATGTCTTTATTGTTGTAAATATGCTAAATTGATTCTGCAATTGTAGTTTTAAATTAGACCTACTCATTGCTATACTGCTGACTGaagtccaatttggtctgtcAACATTACTGAGTAACACTTTCACCCCCAGAATGAAAATGAGTCTTTTCAGGTGGTTCTAACCTTTAGAGTCTGtgctattattttgtttctttaatgtTTTATAGAATAAAATTAAGAAACCATGTTACATTTTGACTTTGGCCAGTTAAGAATGCCAGGTAACAGGAGttgtgtattatcaggtttaaaaacccGCGGTGAAGCCaggagtttttaaacctgataatacatgAGTGCCTgatttttttgaacggcttcaaaatgtCTGATACAGAttaactcattcttgcactaataagtagttttgaggttattttggtctaaaaaactGGCCGTAAAGTTTAGCAACGTTTTTACCAGATATAAAGACAATCacttaacaaaagaaattatttcttttgttttttctttatgaattattaaagaGTTTTTGAACTTTATTTAGGCCAGTATGATTACACCAAATTGGACAATGAAGTTACCAATAGATTGATCATAACTAAAACAAAACGTTGTTTTATTGTACAGCTGATTGTACTTCAATGTTCTCATAGATCTTTACATTAACTGTAAATAAAAGTATTTGACATACTGCGTTCACTTCATAAGTAAAAAGACATCATTGATAGTATGCAGATCTTAATCCCAGAGACCACGTTTCACTTTACACCAGTGGATGGGCACCATCCTCACATGTGGATTGGGATTTAAGGGGAAAAAAGGGTTtctcctgggaacgaggttggcagTCTGCTATCCAGTTTCTTTGGTCAGCAGATGGTCGACTTAAGAGTACAGGCTGTTAAGAATGGTTGAAACAAtgcagtgctgtcaactctcccggatgatccgggagactccagattttagaCCATATCTTCCAGGCTCCAGATTAAAGTATGAGATCTCCCGGATAATCGCAATCAAAgtagttttctatttcttcagtagactcgactttccgactataaaatttcaaatactGGTACCCTGTGAACAgggagcctgttcacaggctaaatttAGAATATATTGCTTTGTTTCAACTATTTTGAAGTTAACATTGAGCGTTTCCTCATAAACTCTGGCATGCCATTGTAATAATAATGAACCAGTCATCTCAAATATACATTGCCTACAACATCTTTTTTGCGCGTTTTTTGTCATCACAAATTTGTGACGATCGGAGCCAACgagtattttttgcacaaatgacgtcatgtaCCATGCTTTATGACGTCATCTGTCAtcccttccctatcaattctcaatatttgaagaagtggggggttgacagccctgcaatGCATCATGGACCCAAGGGAAGTTTTGTGTCCAGCgattttagtgaaaacaaaggTTTGTGGGGGTTGCTGTCTCGCGGGCTCACAAAACCTCCCTAAGGTCGATGGTATTTTGTATTTTCCATTAAGAATCCCCTTTTACTTTTCCTTGCGCGCGGTCTCGCGACCAAATTacctccccttccctttcgttcgttatcgattgttatcgatggcctgcgaatacagcaacctcgttcccaggttcctATCCTACCCGTCCTCCGAATAGCCGAATTTTGCGCCCAGTTTCGCAAGCTATTTTATTGACAGCGACAAAAAGCCTTTCCATTGGAATACCGTATTATAGGAAAtgaacgctccatgaaattaaggtattggaaattaacgcgaatttaatggaaaatgactcttgaataaagaaaattaacgcgaaagaggaggtagaatttcataataaaggaaattaacgcgattaagacacagttggtggtgacaactggaacaaatttatttcaacactggatgtaaaaaaattcaaaactgaacaaaactgagctgacatcacttctgacagcgacaacgatgaagatgagtTCGAAACTTGTAAACCTccgccttagcttttgtgaaagatgaaaaataaagggtaaatggaaagaaagaaagcttgtagttaatgttttttaggtgtaaagaatgtctggacaggttccaaaattgggggttaactggaaattaagagcgcggacaTTAACGCTGTACTTAATTAaggtcgcggaaattaacgctcaacaaaattaacgcgacttaaattaacgcgaattttaacgattcgcgttaatttcatggaacgttaatttcctataataaggtagacgtttttagtttgtatgttttgttttcccaattcagaccatgTAATGTTCTCTAGAAAATTCATCAATTATGTATGCACGTGgataagacgaaatttgaaagaaacagttttctggAATACTATCACGTGGTTTgaaagaggaaaagaaacaTACAAGCTAAGAAGGTCTATTGCTGTAAGGCGTGAAACTGCGCAGCTGTTACTTATATAAATCGTATCATCAGTTATGCCCATTAATAATCTAATAAGGCTCAGAACACGAAAATGTGACGTAAAACCGGCTAATTCGACCACAGCCAGAATATTAGGTTTCGTGGGGAACAAAACGGTCATGAGAAAGCATTTACATCAAGTTATTGGCGCAGTAGTTTATTTCACGAGCGTGTGATCCGAAGACTAAGCCAAGAAAATTGGGAAATGCAGCGTAACGCGGTACGTCTCTGTTCATATTCCCTAAACCCTGGCGTTACACAAGTCTTCGAAGCTTCTCAGACTGGAGATGTAGACAAACTTcggaacattttaaagcaaatgcAAGCCCATGAAATAAATACAGCATTAGACACTATGGCCATGACAATGGAAAGCTCTTTTTGTGGAACGCCAGTAGCTTTTGCTGTTGCTAATGGGCATATGGATGTTTTAAGGTGTCTGGTTGAAAATGGCGGCGATATTAATTCTCGCCGCTTGGTTCGAATATATTCTGATGATCACAAGTGCGACAAGTGTACTCCTCTAATGATAGCTTGTGAAAAAGGACACATAAATGTAGTTAAATTTCTCATTGGACAAGGAGCGTGTACGGACCTTCAAAATACGAGGGGGCGAAACAGCTTTACACTTCGTTGTTCGGGCCAAGGGTGACTCGGTTGGCATTTCAAGACGTTTAATTGAAAATGGAGCCGACGTTAATGCAAGAACGCATAATAAACGCACGCCTTTGATGCTTGCAAGCTCTAATGATGACATAAATTTGGTGaactttttacttaaaaatgGAGCTTATGTTAATCTTGAAGACGATCAAGGAAGGAGCGCTCTTCATTACGCAGTACGTGCCTCTTATCATGATACTTGTGATGTAGTGAGATGTTTGATTAGTGCCGGAGCTAACGTAAACGCACGTACAAAATGTCTCAGTTCTCCTCTGATGAAAGCAAGTGAAATGAATAGTATTAACATTGTAAATTTCCTCATTGAAAATGGAGCCAATATCGACTATCAAAACAAAGAGGGCCTCACTGCTCTTCACTATGCCCTCACATGTTATCGAGGTAACTTTGTTAACAATATCAGTGAAGTTGCTCACAAACTTCTTACCCTCGGGGCATCTAACTTATACAGTAATCAACGACTGACCCCTTCACTTTATGTCTGTAATCGGTGCGAGATTTCAGTTGTAGAGAACTTGGTTCTGAGGCCAGAATATACAACGAAAGACAGGATCGATGCTCTAGAGCTCCTTGGTGCCTCTCTCGTCACTTGTTTGCCACTTAGAGACTATGATGTCCTTGAAGTAGGATATGAGTACATGAAGCGGGCTATGGAAGCAAGGTTTGAAGATGGCTCAAAACTTTTGTTAAAACAACCAGTTGAAGCTGATGAGGATTATCAAAATTGGAAAGAAAGCGAAACCATGGAGGAACTTGCTAAGATAGAAGGTAGCACTGACGCCATAATTTTGGAGGGTCTTGTGATAAGAGAAAGAATTCTTGGAAGGGAAAATACAGCACTTCTTGAACCACTACGAATTGTTGCTCAATACTATGGTAACCTTGGTGATCTTTACCTTCCCACCTGTATTGGACTGTACAAGCGTGTAATTAAGATAGCCCACAGGTGCAGTGACTCAGCCAGAGAAGAAGTTGATAAGTTAACcagtttattatataaaatggTCAGGAGCAATGACTATCCAAAATTGAACGATTTAGTTACATTGCTTGAACACTCGATTCTTGAGTATGAGATGGAAAAAAAGCACATAACAGAGCTAACGTCTGAGAAAAATCCACTCAAGCAACTGATTGATGCGCATAGATCACACTTGTCTAACTCTCTTCATTGTCtaataaaacttgtgcaaatcACGAAATGTTACGAATATGGGAAAACTTCAAGGCGTTTATCGGCGTTATTGCAAAGACTTGTCCAAATGAATCCTCGTGATGATCTTGGAAATAACTTGTTACACAAGGCTGTTGGTAACCTTGTGAGTGGTGAAATCCTCTGCATAGATACAGTAAAATTTTTCATGAATGCGGGGGTCAGTGTTAATGCGGTCAACAACAATGGCGATACCCCGCTTCACAGAGCGGTCATTATCAAGCCCAACAATCGTGCCGAGCTCCTTCATTTGTCTGACATGTTGACGGTTTTGCTAGATGAAGGTGCTCACCATGATTTCGTCAACAATCTTGGTAAAACAGCCATGGACCTGGCCACAACCGATGGGGCACGCAGGATTCTATCAGAGAAAAGAAATCTGGAACTGAAGTGCATCTGTGCTAGGGCGGTAAAGAATTTTGGACTTCCTTATATGGGAGTTGTGCCCAAAACATTGGAACGATATATCAGTATGCATTAGTTAGgatactgtttctacttaagggGGCATTACGGTTGTTTTTGGGgggaaatgatgttgatttggaAACGAAATAAATTTAATAGGGTAGAAAAGTTATATAATAAAagctattattaaaaactgaatcattagataatgcaattctagagctctgattaaGCTTATCCATCATgatatatgagctattatacttTATATGCTCTCTAAAtctggtaactgtacgcgtctgctcaaaattaaaaacaagctgaaaatcggttgtttttacaaataaagtccggaagaattctcaatattttgtgggcgtttttaattgaacaattattccactagcgcttgttggatatgagatgattatagccacgcacctcgttggctatctaatctaccatctcatatccaacgcgcactcgtggaataaatgttaaaaatacCGAATTACTCCCCTAGACCTCAACCTCTCCGCCCCTGTACCACGCAAACGTCACGTATCCCCCGCCAGTGAGTTTAAGGTCAAAGGCAATTTGTTCACGCCTCAGGTGCGTTTCACTCGTGCTTGGCTAAAAGCAGATGAAGCAAGATCGTCCACAAACAAGACTTTTTCATTTACAGATTATGGAATTCGACCACTTCTTATGTGTTACACGGTATTATAGACTCCGACCACGTGCGGATTTTAGTAAGGATATTcaatgacaaattttaaaaaaggattatAGTCGAAATACCTGTTGAGGAGACAAAGCCCAGGGGCAGCTCAATCtgttagcctttttttttttctgcaaaaaaattaGTTATTTTAGAGTTTTAATTGGAAACGAATACAGGTCGGTATATTGAATTGAAAAGTTCGCGAGctattccctgctagcagaggtctgctagcagggaagcgAGCTAATTATTATTGACTTATGTCAGGAGCCTATGTTTTGTCTCAAACGGTTTATAATAAAATTAGAAGTGATTTTATCCAGTTTGGGTGGGGTTTTCTAGGCCTTGTTATTGCTTTTCCCCAGAATCGAAACAATCCATCCCCGTCAAACAACCTAGCCTTTCCCCACCAAACAAAATACTTTGTTAACCTGCAGTAAAGCTATTATTTTGAGCACTGCGTGGGTGCACGTGAGCCTGATCCGATAACAGGAAAATAAAGAGAGAGATAGGAAGTACATAATCTCAGGCAATCGCTTTGCAC encodes the following:
- the LOC140945344 gene encoding protein fem-1 homolog B-like: MKIAQCYNQTVGFDLDHLLYLYSAAFEESKNLPSQTDVLEVLDQAITALVKEKEKTTVESEKELTKLFGNIVQLLQFLTKDELCGNNKNASVSCILQKLCALNPRDEEGNTLLHIAAASRNPVRYFEGLWSVPTLGFPCIKTVQLLLDAGFNVNALNNNGDTPLHRAAMFNPYYWTEYHRITKMPEVLLLGGAHLDCTDNDGLTAMDKSRNVRAESFLSYRYNMTLCLKCVSARAVKKYGLPYFGEVPKSLEKFISMH
- the LOC140945671 gene encoding protein fem-1 homolog B-like, with translation MLASSNDDINLVNFLLKNGAYVNLEDDQGRSALHYAVRASYHDTCDVVRCLISAGANVNARTKCLSSPLMKASEMNSINIVNFLIENGANIDYQNKEGLTALHYALTCYRGNFVNNISEVAHKLLTLGASNLYSNQRLTPSLYVCNRCEISVVENLVLRPEYTTKDRIDALELLGASLVTCLPLRDYDVLEVGYEYMKRAMEARFEDGSKLLLKQPVEADEDYQNWKESETMEELAKIEGSTDAIILEGLVIRERILGRENTALLEPLRIVAQYYGNLGDLYLPTCIGLYKRVIKIAHRCSDSAREEVDKLTSLLYKMVRSNDYPKLNDLVTLLEHSILEYEMEKKHITELTSEKNPLKQLIDAHRSHLSNSLHCLIKLVQITKCYEYGKTSRRLSALLQRLVQMNPRDDLGNNLLHKAVGNLVSGEILCIDTVKFFMNAGVSVNAVNNNGDTPLHRAVIIKPNNRAELLHLSDMLTVLLDEGAHHDFVNNLGKTAMDLATTDGARRILSEKRNLELKCICARAVKNFGLPYMGVVPKTLERYISMH